From one Anabas testudineus chromosome 18, fAnaTes1.2, whole genome shotgun sequence genomic stretch:
- the LOC113157232 gene encoding uncharacterized protein LOC113157232, which produces MGPLCIFLLLLSEICQLSAVVKTSGVIQDSGIVTAEVGQNVTLRCSSESNAVTFLSWYQQSLGKKPNIISTRMKHSSEADIYPAFKERFQVVTTRGHYSNDLEIRDLRLSDSATYYCGILEFNAIEFGQGAFLHVKKSMSNFQAAVHQPALVPHQPGDSVNLSCTVNAEPCAGEQNLFWFRHSASLPAIMYFSEEQCTSFTNEKTHIKNCTSTLTIKSGRLPDASTYYCALASCGEIVFGKGTRMEITGSTSVLPLLVHILSVALAVSVIVLLALSFVMYKLKKTLCSVCKGSVSHLADAAASDALARDADALHYAALSLNRKVKRHREEDNADTACVYSKVKSRKE; this is translated from the exons ATGGGTCcgctttgtatttttcttttgctgctcAGTGAAATCT GTCAGTTGTCAGCTGTTGTCAAGACCTCAGGTGTAATTCAGGACAGTGGGATCGTAACAGCTGAAGTTGGACAGAATGTGACTTTAAGGTGCTCTTCTGAAAGTAATGCAGTAACTTTCCTTTCTTGGTACCAGCAAAGTTTAGGAAAAAAACCCAACATCATATCAACACGGATGAAGCACAGTTCAGAAGCTGATATCTACCCTGCATTTAAAGAGAGGTTTCAAGTTGTGACAACAAGAGGACACTACAGCAATGATCTCGAAATCAGAGATCTTCGACTGTCAGATTCAGCAACTTATTACTGTGGAATATTAGAATTTAATGCAATCGAATTTGGGCAAGGAGCTTTCCTTCATGTCAAAAAGTCAATGTCCAACTTCCAAGCTGCTGTTCATCAGCCAGCACTGGTGCCACATCAGCCAGGAGACTCTGTAAATCTGAGCTGCACAGTAAATGCTGAACCATGTGCAGGAGAGCAGAACCTCTTTTGGTTCAGGCACAGTGCATCACTGCCTGCAATCATGTATTTCAGTGAAGAACAGTGTACAAGCTTCACAAATGAAAAGACTCATATCAAAAATTGCACGTCAACCCTTACAATAAAATCAGGGAGATTGCCTGATGCTTCGACGTACTACTGTGCTTTGGCCTCCTGTGGGGAGATTGTTTTTGGAAAAGGAACTAGAATGGAGATCACAG GTTCAACCAGTGTCCTCCCTTTGCTGGTGCATATCCTGAGTGTGGCATTGGCAGTTTCCGTTATCGTGCTTCTTGCCTTGTCATTCGTCATGTACAAGCTGAAGAAAACGTTGTGCTCTGTCTGCAAAG GGTCTGTTTCTCATCTGGCAGATGCTGCAGCCTCTGATGCTTTG GCCCGAGATGCAGACGCTCTCCATTACGCTGCTCTGAGTTtgaacagaaaagtaaaacgACATCGTGAAGAAGACAACGCGGACACTGCCTGTGTATACTCCAAAGTAAAGAGCAGAAAAGAGTGA
- the LOC113157234 gene encoding uncharacterized protein LOC113157234 produces the protein MPPPVFALCVTCLLVGLMTDVTALEEASSLHFKSVHVGQNVTLTCFFGDSVAVMFYWYKQTLGEKPQVVSKFYKHDKNGILLDKFEKDSRFQLETAVGKNHLIISNVQMSDSATYYCVSGYSYVFEFLENIIISVEHSDSNIQALVYQTTSETIQPGDSVTLNCTVHTGSCDGEHSVYWFKDSEESHPGIIYTHGDRNDQCERKPDTQTNTCIYNLSLDNLNMSHAGTYYCAVASCGSIMFGNGTKLDFEEVDDSLVLVYFLSGALAFNTFLVVFLAFAVYRTYKTNCCQCPDSQERSSPPSLPNTEDYQDEEKLHYAALKVSRSKRQRHDPRSECVYSSVRQ, from the exons ATGCCACCTCCggtgtttgctttgtgtgtgacATGTCTGCTCGTGGGGCTAATGA CTGATGTAACGGCTCTGGAAGAAGCAtcatctttacattttaaatcagttcaTGTGGGTCAGAACGTGACTTTGACATGTTTCTTTGGAGATTCTGTGGCAGTGATGTTTTACTGGTATAAACAAACTCTGGGAGAGAAACCACAGGTTGTCTCTAAATTCTATAAGCATGACAAAAATGGCATTTTGCTTGATAAATTTGAGAAGGATTCACGTTTTCAACTGGAAACAGCCGTTGGTAAAAATCACTTGATAATCTCAAATGTGCAAATGTCCGACTCAGCTACTTACTACTGTGTAAGTGGCTATTCTTACGTGTTTGAATTTTTGGAGAATATTATCATCAGTGTAGAGCATTCAGACTCCAATATCCAAGCTCTGGTTTATCAGACAACATCTGAGACCATCCAGCCAGGAGACTCTGTGACtctgaactgtacagtacacactgggagctgtgatggagaacacagtgtttattGGTTCAAAGACTCTGAAGAATCTCATCCAGGAATCATTTACACCCATGGAGACAGGAATGAtcagtgtgagaggaaacctgacacacaaacaaacacctgtatCTACAACTTATCACTGGACAATCTGAATATGTCTCATGCTGGGACCTACTACTGTGCTGTTGCCTCATGTGGAAGTATAATGTTTGGGAATGGGACAAAGCTGGACTTTGAGG AAGTGGATGATTCTCTTGTTTTGGTGTATTTCTTGAGTGGAGCCTTGGCGTTCAACACCTTCCTAGTTGTTTTCCTGGCTTTTGCAGTGTATAGAACCTACAAGACAAACTGCTGCCAATGCCCAG ATTCTCAGGAAAGATCTTCACCTCCGTCTCTTCCAAATACTGAG GACTATCAAGATGAGGAGAAGCTCCATTATGCTGCATTAAAGGTCAGCAGATCAAAAAGACAACGACATGACCCTAGGAGTGAATGTGTGTACTCCAGTGTAAGACAGTAA
- the LOC113157225 gene encoding immunoglobulin kappa light chain-like isoform X2, whose protein sequence is MTSLMFALCLTLCLFLWISTRAANGKLSVRVDGGFISANAGDRVTLQCYFEGSAVMFYWYKQTVGQKPRLISTFYKHEKTGTFTNEFKNNSRFSLETTKGNNHLTILNLHASDSATYYCVSCKAYKFEFAEGITVTVKDSGLNIQSLVHQSTSETIQPGGSVTLNCTLHTGSCDGEHSVYWFKDSEESHPGIIYTHGDRNDQCERKPDTQTNTCIYNLSLKNLNVSDVGTYYCAVASCGKLLFGDATKLDFGDDVDSRDLVYLLSGALALTTILAALLALSVYKINKRNSCKCTEPNSQVRFSAQTTLNAEGDQDPDNLHYAAFRELRFNRATRQMDDTLSHCVYSTVKQCN, encoded by the exons ATGACATCTCTAATGTTTGCTTTATGTTTGACTTTATGCCTGTTCTTGTGGATATCAA CTCGGGCAGCCAATGGTAAACTGTCTGTCCGCGTAGATGGTGGTTTTATATCAGCTAATGCTGGTGACAGAGTGACTTTGCAATGTTACTTTGAAGGTAGTGCAGTGATGTTTTATTGGTACAAACAAACAGTGGGACAGAAACCGAGGCTCATCTCTACCTTCTATAAACATGAGAAAACTGGCACCTTTACAAATGAATTTAAGAACAATTCCCGATTCTCACTGGAAACTACAAAAGGTAATAACCACTTGACAATCTTAAATTTACATGCCTCAGACTCAGCTACTTATTACTGCGTAAGTTGCAAGGCATACAAGTTTGAATTTGCAGAGGGAATTACTGTCACTGTGAAGGATTCAGGTTTGAACATCCAGTCTTTGGTCCATCAGTCAACATCTGAGACCATCCAGCCAGGAGGCTCTGTgactctgaactgtacattacacactgggagctgtgatggagaacacagtgtttactgGTTCAAAGACTCTGAAGAATCTCATCCAGGAATCATTTACACCCACGGAGACAGGAATGAtcagtgtgagaggaaaccTGACACCCAGACAAACACCTGCATCTACAACTTATCACTGAAGAACTTGAATGTTTCTGATGTTGGGACCTACTACTGTGCTGTTGCATCATGTGGAAAACTACTGTTTGGTGATGCGACCAAGCTGGACTTTGGGG ATGATGTAGACTCTCGTGACTTGGTCTATTTATTGAGTGGAGCTTTGGCATTAACCACCATCCTGGCTGCTTTATTGGCTCTATCAGTGTACAAAATTAACAAACGTAACAGCTGCAAGTGTACAG aACCTAATTCTCAAGTAAGATTCTCAGCTCAAACCACATTGAATGCAGAG GGTGACCAAGATCCAGACAACCTTCATTATGCTGCTTTCAGAGAACTAAGGTTTAACCGGGCAACTAGACAGATGGACGACACTCTGAGTCATTGTGTGTACTCCACTGTAAAACAGTGCAACTGA
- the LOC113157225 gene encoding immunoglobulin kappa light chain-like isoform X1, with amino-acid sequence MTSLMFALCLTLCLFLWISTRAANGKLSVRVDGGFISANAGDRVTLQCYFEGSAVMFYWYKQTVGQKPRLISTFYKHEKTGTFTNEFKNNSRFSLETTKGNNHLTILNLHASDSATYYCVSCKAYKFEFAEGITVTVKDSGLNIQSLVHQSTSETIQPGGSVTLNCTLHTGSCDGEHSVYWFKDSEESHPGIIYTHGDRNDQCERKPDTQTNTCIYNLSLKNLNVSDVGTYYCAVASCGKLLFGDATKLDFGADDVDSRDLVYLLSGALALTTILAALLALSVYKINKRNSCKCTEPNSQVRFSAQTTLNAEGDQDPDNLHYAAFRELRFNRATRQMDDTLSHCVYSTVKQCN; translated from the exons ATGACATCTCTAATGTTTGCTTTATGTTTGACTTTATGCCTGTTCTTGTGGATATCAA CTCGGGCAGCCAATGGTAAACTGTCTGTCCGCGTAGATGGTGGTTTTATATCAGCTAATGCTGGTGACAGAGTGACTTTGCAATGTTACTTTGAAGGTAGTGCAGTGATGTTTTATTGGTACAAACAAACAGTGGGACAGAAACCGAGGCTCATCTCTACCTTCTATAAACATGAGAAAACTGGCACCTTTACAAATGAATTTAAGAACAATTCCCGATTCTCACTGGAAACTACAAAAGGTAATAACCACTTGACAATCTTAAATTTACATGCCTCAGACTCAGCTACTTATTACTGCGTAAGTTGCAAGGCATACAAGTTTGAATTTGCAGAGGGAATTACTGTCACTGTGAAGGATTCAGGTTTGAACATCCAGTCTTTGGTCCATCAGTCAACATCTGAGACCATCCAGCCAGGAGGCTCTGTgactctgaactgtacattacacactgggagctgtgatggagaacacagtgtttactgGTTCAAAGACTCTGAAGAATCTCATCCAGGAATCATTTACACCCACGGAGACAGGAATGAtcagtgtgagaggaaaccTGACACCCAGACAAACACCTGCATCTACAACTTATCACTGAAGAACTTGAATGTTTCTGATGTTGGGACCTACTACTGTGCTGTTGCATCATGTGGAAAACTACTGTTTGGTGATGCGACCAAGCTGGACTTTGGGG CAGATGATGTAGACTCTCGTGACTTGGTCTATTTATTGAGTGGAGCTTTGGCATTAACCACCATCCTGGCTGCTTTATTGGCTCTATCAGTGTACAAAATTAACAAACGTAACAGCTGCAAGTGTACAG aACCTAATTCTCAAGTAAGATTCTCAGCTCAAACCACATTGAATGCAGAG GGTGACCAAGATCCAGACAACCTTCATTATGCTGCTTTCAGAGAACTAAGGTTTAACCGGGCAACTAGACAGATGGACGACACTCTGAGTCATTGTGTGTACTCCACTGTAAAACAGTGCAACTGA
- the LOC113157226 gene encoding immunoglobulin kappa light chain-like: MTSLKFVFCLTCLFMGKMVQKTDLSSPSIVHQARRLLSVNVGDKVTLQCVYEDENAGWLFWYKQTLGQRPKLISSFYVYDTKITFHNEFKNNQRFTLETKNGTNNLNIADVIISDSATYYCANSYTFVLSFAEGTTVNVQDSDLNTQPLVHQSGSETIQPGDSVTLNCTVHTGSCDGEHSVYWFKDSEESHPGIIYTHGDRNDQCERKPDTKTNTCVYNLSLKGLNRSHAGTYYCAVTSCGQILFGNRTKVDIKYEVNSPSSLVYYLSGALIFTTILVVSLAFSVCNIIKRNNCQCTDSQKTSSPPSKTTAEACRDVDNLHYAALSVNLPNSSRKQRSTTKTECVYSSVKQ, from the exons ATGACATCTCTAAAGTTTGTCTTCTGTCTGACATGTCTGTTCATGGGGAAAATGG TTCAGAAGACGGATCTGAGTTCTCCATCAATTGTCCATCAAGCGAGACGTCTTCTATCAGTTAATGTTGGAGACAAAGTGACTTTACAGTGTGTCTATGAAGATGAAAATGCAGGATGGCTTTTCTGGTATAAGCAAACTCTGGGACAGAGACCAAAGCTCATCTCTAGTTTCTATGTGTATgatacaaaaataacatttcataatGAATTCAAGAACAACCAACGTTTCACACTGGAAACGAAAAATGGCACAAATAACTTGAACATTGCCGATGTGATCATTTCAGACTCAGCAACTTACTACTGTGCAAATAGCTACACATTTGTGTTGAGTTTTGCAGAGGGCACTACTGTCAATGTACAGGATTCCGATTTGAACACCCAGCCTTTGGtccatcagtcaggatctgagACCATCCAGCCAGGAGACTCTGTGACtctgaactgtacagtacacactgggagctgtgatggagaacacagtgtttactgGTTCAAAGACTCTGAAGAATCTCATCCAGGAATCATTTACACCCATGGAGACAGGAATGAtcagtgtgagaggaaacctgacacaaaaacaaacacctgtgtCTACAACTTGTCTCTGAAAGGGTTAAATCGTTCTCATGCTGGGACCTACTACTGTGCTGTTACGTCCTGTGGACAAATACTCTTTGGAAACAGGACCAAGGTGGACATTAAGT ACGAGGTGAACTCTCCCAGCTCTCTCGTGTATTACTTGAGTGGAGCTTTGATATTCACGACCATCCTGGTTGTTTCACTGGCTTTCTCAGTGTGTAATATAATCAAGAGAAACAACTGCCAGTGTACAG ACTCACAGAAAACATCATCACCTCCCTCCAAAACAACTGCAGAG GCGTGTCGAGACGTAGACAACCTCCATTATGCTGCTTTAAGTGTAAACCTGCCCAACAGTTCaagaaaacagaggagcacCACCAAGACTGAATGTGTCTACTCCAGTGTGAAGCAGTAG
- the LOC113157239 gene encoding uncharacterized protein LOC113157239 — MTATRCVLYLTCSFLWKMAQITCLKSVFQESGFTSIAPGDKLILRCFYEVDISAWIYWYKQTLGQKPRLVSTFYVYDTHGTFYHEFENNQRFTLLTENGTNHLQISDVNFSDTAIYYCANSYTYALNFAEGTTVIVKSSSSVHQSTSEIIQPGGSVTLNCTVHTGSCDGEHSVYWFKDSDPGIIYTHGDRNDQCERKPDTQTHTCIYNLPRDNLNTSHAGTYYCAVASCGHILFGNGTELVLKSKKVDGASFYILSGALAFTTIVVGFLALFVFKMEKTNNCQWPESQATFSLSTTNTEGQDADNLHYAPLDINLPNRSRRQRNNTECVYSSVKL, encoded by the exons ATGACAGCCACAAGATGTGTCTTGTATCTTACATGTTCGTTCTTGTGGAAAATGG CTCAGATAACTTGTCTGAAATCAGTTTTTCAAGAGAGCGGCTTCACATCCATAGCACCAGGAGACAAGTTGATTTTGCGCTGTTTTTATGAAGTTGACATCTCAGCATGGATTTACTGGTATAAGCAAACTCTGGGACAGAAACCAAGGCTCGTCTCTACATTTTACGTGTATGATACACACGGCACTTTTTATCATGAATTTGAGAACAATCAACGCTTCACGCTGCTGACCGAAAATGGCACAAATCACTTGCAAATTTCCGATGTGAACTTTTCAGACACAGCCATTTACTACTGTGCAAACAGCTACACTTATGCCTTGAATTTTGCAGAGGGCACTACTGTCATTGTAAAGAGTTCAAGTTCAGTCCATCAGTCAACATCTGAGATCATCCAGCCCGGAGGCTCTGTGACtctgaactgtacagtacacactgggagctgtgatggagaacacagtgtttactgGTTCAAAGACTCAGATCCAGGAATCATTTACACCCATGGAGACAGAAATGAtcagtgtgagaggaaacctgacacacaaacacacacctgtatCTACAACTTACCGCGAGACAATCTGAATACCTCGCATGCTGGGACCTACTACTGTGCTGTCGCCTCATGTGGACACATTCTGTTTGGGAATGGGACTGAACTGGTCTTGAAGAGTAAGAAgg TTGATGGTGcctcattttatattttgagtGGAGCTCTGGCGTTCACTACTATTGTAGTGGGTTTTCTGGCACTCTTTGTGTTCAagatggaaaaaacaaacaactgccaATGGCCAG AGTCTCAAGCAACATTCAGTCTctccacaacaaacacagag GGCCAAGATGCAGACAACCTTCATTATGCTCCATTAGATATTAACTTGCCCAACAGATCTAGAAGACAGAGGAACAACACTGAATGTGTGTACTCTAGTGTAAAGCTGTAG
- the LOC113157235 gene encoding immunoglobulin kappa light chain-like isoform X2, with product MMASPIFTVCLTCLFMWKTAHMADLTSSSSFHQLTVFLSPNVGDKVTLPCFYEGDVAARLYWYKQTVGQKPRLISTFYKYNVNHTFLDEFSNNPRFMLDTENGKNHLTITNVHLSDSATYYCLSIYTFKIEFLEVTTVSVKGSGLNIQPLVHQTTSETIQPGDSVTLNCTVHTGSCDGEHSVYWFKDSEESHPGIIYTHGDRNDQCERKPDTQTNTCIYNLSLKNLTLSHAGTYYCAVASCGHILFGNGTKLDFGDGVTSPVLIYSLSGVTFTTILVVLLVFFLYKSDSGQSTG from the exons ATGATGGCATCTCCAATCTTTACTGTCTGTCTAACATGTTTGTTCATGTGGAAAACGG CTCACATGGCTGATCTGACATCGTCCTCATCTTTTCATCAACTCACTGTTTTTTTATCTCCTAATGTCGGTGATAAGGTGACTTTGCCGTGTTTTTATGAAGGTGATGTTGCTGCAAGGCTTTACTGGTATAAACAAACTGTGGGACAGAAACCAAGACTCATCtctacattttataaatataatgtgaatcACACTTTTTTAGATGAATTCAGTAACAATCCACGCTTCATGTTGGATACTGAAAATGGTAAAAATCACTTGACAATCACAAATGTACATCTTTCAGACTCAGCTACTTACTACTGCTTGAGTATctatacatttaaaattgaatttctAGAGGTCACTACTGTCAGTGTGAAGGGTTCAGGTTTGAACATCCAGCCTTTGGTCCATCAGACAACATCTGAGACCATCCAGCCAGGAGACTCTGTGACtctgaactgtacagtacacactgggagctgtgatggagaacacagtgtttactgGTTCAAAGACTCTGAAGAATCTCATCCAGGAATCATTTACACCCATGGAGACAGAAATGAtcagtgtgagaggaaacctgacacacaaacaaacacctgtatCTACAACTTATCACTGAAGAACTTGACTCTTTCTCATGCTGGGACCTACTACTGTGCTGTTGCCTCATGTGGACACATTCTGTTTGGAAATGGAACTAAGTTGGACTTTGGAG ATGGAGTGACCTCTCCAGTCTTGATTTATTCATTAAGTGGAGTGACATTCACCACCATCCTGGTTGTTTTACTGGTTTTCTTTCTGTACAAGAGTGACAGTGGCCAGTCTACAG GGTGA
- the LOC113157235 gene encoding immunoglobulin kappa light chain-like isoform X1, which produces MMASPIFTVCLTCLFMWKTAHMADLTSSSSFHQLTVFLSPNVGDKVTLPCFYEGDVAARLYWYKQTVGQKPRLISTFYKYNVNHTFLDEFSNNPRFMLDTENGKNHLTITNVHLSDSATYYCLSIYTFKIEFLEVTTVSVKGSGLNIQPLVHQTTSETIQPGDSVTLNCTVHTGSCDGEHSVYWFKDSEESHPGIIYTHGDRNDQCERKPDTQTNTCIYNLSLKNLTLSHAGTYYCAVASCGHILFGNGTKLDFGDGVTSPVLIYSLSGVTFTTILVVLLVFFLYKSDSGQSTESKSGCTTPSKTYAEGDQYNKLFWYLTNSLKGQRDQTWSACVYHSVN; this is translated from the exons ATGATGGCATCTCCAATCTTTACTGTCTGTCTAACATGTTTGTTCATGTGGAAAACGG CTCACATGGCTGATCTGACATCGTCCTCATCTTTTCATCAACTCACTGTTTTTTTATCTCCTAATGTCGGTGATAAGGTGACTTTGCCGTGTTTTTATGAAGGTGATGTTGCTGCAAGGCTTTACTGGTATAAACAAACTGTGGGACAGAAACCAAGACTCATCtctacattttataaatataatgtgaatcACACTTTTTTAGATGAATTCAGTAACAATCCACGCTTCATGTTGGATACTGAAAATGGTAAAAATCACTTGACAATCACAAATGTACATCTTTCAGACTCAGCTACTTACTACTGCTTGAGTATctatacatttaaaattgaatttctAGAGGTCACTACTGTCAGTGTGAAGGGTTCAGGTTTGAACATCCAGCCTTTGGTCCATCAGACAACATCTGAGACCATCCAGCCAGGAGACTCTGTGACtctgaactgtacagtacacactgggagctgtgatggagaacacagtgtttactgGTTCAAAGACTCTGAAGAATCTCATCCAGGAATCATTTACACCCATGGAGACAGAAATGAtcagtgtgagaggaaacctgacacacaaacaaacacctgtatCTACAACTTATCACTGAAGAACTTGACTCTTTCTCATGCTGGGACCTACTACTGTGCTGTTGCCTCATGTGGACACATTCTGTTTGGAAATGGAACTAAGTTGGACTTTGGAG ATGGAGTGACCTCTCCAGTCTTGATTTATTCATTAAGTGGAGTGACATTCACCACCATCCTGGTTGTTTTACTGGTTTTCTTTCTGTACAAGAGTGACAGTGGCCAGTCTACAG AATCTAAATCAGGATGTACAACTCCATCCAAAACATATGCAGAG GGTGACCAATACAACAAACTCTTCTGGTACCTGACCAACAGCCTGAAAGGACAGAGGGATCAAACCTGGAGTGCATGCGTGTACCACAGTGTAAACTAG
- the LOC113157231 gene encoding immunoglobulin kappa light chain-like codes for MMASPIFTVCLTCLFMWKMAHMADVTSSSSFHQLTGFVSPNVGDNLTLSCFYEGDVAARLYWYKQTVGQKPRLISTFYKYNVNHTFLDEFSNNPRFMLDTKNGKNHLTITNLNLSDSATYYCLSIYTFKIEFLEVTTVSVKGSGLNIQPLVHQSASETIQPGDSVTLNCTVHTGSCDGEHSVYWFKDSGESHPGIIYTHGDRNDQCERKPDTQTYTCIYNLSLDNLNISHAATYYCAVASCGHLLFGNGTKLDFKGSENSHVLLYLLSGALTFTTVLVVVLTFLLYKINSCQPTELQARISTPSTANSEVKDYQGDNLHYAAFSASLPNRSRKQRNNTKNECVYSSVKQ; via the exons ATGATGGCATCTCCAATCTTTACTGTCTGTCTTACATGTTTGTTCATGTGGAAAATGG CTCACATGGCTGATGTGACATCGTCCTCATCTTTTCATCAACTCACTGGTTTTGTATCTCCTAATGTTGGTGATAATCTGACTCTGTCGTGTTTCTATGAAGGTGATGTTGCTGCAAGGCTTTACTGGTATAAACAAACTGTGGGACAGAAACCAAGACTCATCtctacattttataaatataatgtgaatcACACTTTTTTAGATGAATTCAGTAACAATCCACGCTTCATGTTGGATActaaaaatggtaaaaatcaCTTGACAATCACAAATCTAAATCTTTCAGACTCAGCTACTTACTACTGCTTGAGTATctatacatttaaaattgaatttctAGAGGTCACTACTGTCAGTGTGAAGGGTTCAGGGTTAAACATCCAGCCTTTGGTCCATCAGTCAGCATCTGAGACCATCCAGCCAGGAGACTCTGTGACtctgaactgtacagtacacactgggagctgtgatggagaacacagtgtttactgGTTCAAAGACTCTGGAGAATCTCATCCAGGAATCATTTACACCCATGGAGACAGAAATGAtcagtgtgagaggaaacctgacacacaaacatacacctGTATCTACAACTTATCACTGGACAATCTGAATATCTCTCATGCTGCGACCTACTACTGTGCTGTTGCCTCATGTGGACACTTACTGTTTGGAAACGGGACAAAACTGGACTTTAAGG GTTCAGAGAACTCTCATGTCCTGCTGTATCTTTTAAGTGGAGCTTTGACATTCACCACAGTCCTGGTTGTTGTACTGACTTTCTTACTGTACAAGATAAACAGCTGCCAGCCTACAG aaTTGCAAGCAAGAATCTCAACTCCCTCTACAGCAAATTCAGAAGTGAAG GATTACCAAGGAGACAACCTTCATTACGCTGCTTTTAGTGCTAGCCTACCCAACAGATCaagaaaacagaggaataaCACAAAGAATGAATGTGTGTACTCCAGTGTGAAGCAGTAG